The Candidatus Scalindua japonica genome includes the window GCAGTTTGTCTTGTGAAAGATTTTTCTTTTCACGACGAACAGTAAGAAATCTGACTTCATCATTTGTTTTCTTTTCCGCAATTTTAACTCCCCACCATTCTGGAACAGTTTTTATAGCCTTAAAAGCATGACGATATCCAACAATTAGAGTAATCTTATCAAAAACCTTACTATAAGTGTCTGCTTGATGTGGAAGTCTTTTTAAGTTGTCTTTATCACTTTTAAACTCAAAACCATGTAAGCAGCCATTGACAACGGCAAGATCAATCCTTGTGGAACCATGTCCCAAACCTAATTCCTCAATGATCACTGTATTTTTTGATTTTGAGAATTTTTTCAATAAAATGTTCCTTAGAGTCTTTCTGATATGTATATCATTCATAATTTTTATTTTTAAGTTGGTAGGCATTGATTTAAATAGCTAGTCAGTGTGGAGAATAAAACAAAACACCATAAAATATCAACTATTTTTTTCAAATTTTATTCCAATTGCTTTCCACAAAAGATGAAGGATTATGCTTTATCTGGGCTTATCAAATTATTACTAGTCATTTCTACGGGTTTTTCTATGTCTAGCAGGTATAGGATCGTAGGAGCTATATCTGAGAGAGTGCCTTTTTCAATTAGTTTTATATTTTGGTGGTCTTCGGCAACGTAGATGAATTCTACAGGGTTTGTAGTGTGTGATGTCTTTGGTATGCCAGTTTTGTAGTCTATCATCTCTTCCGCGTTTCCGTGGTCTGCTGTTATCAGGGCTATTTTGTTCTTTGATAAAATAGTTTCAACGAGTTTTCCTACACATTCGTCTACCACCTCTACTGCTTTCGTTGCTGCGTCATAGTTGCCGGTATGACCCACCATATCACAGTTTGCCAGGTTAATGATCATAAGGCTGAATTCGTTTGAATTTATTCTCTTAACAGCCTCATTTGTGACTTCATAGGCATTCATTTCAGGGTGATCGGCGAATGTGGCAGGGTCGAAAGTTCCTTTGATCTCTATCTGTTCTTCTCCTGGAAATGGTTTAGTACGTTTACCGTTAACAAAAGATGTTACATGGCTGTATTTCTGGGTCTCAGAAATGCGTATCTGCTTCAATCCTTTTTGGCTAAGAATTTGACTGAGCAGATTGTCCATCTCTCCGCTGTCATCCATCGGTTCCAGAATATTATAGGGGAATGTGTCGTAATACCTTGTGAGACCACAGTAGACAATGTCGAATTTTTTCCACCTTTCGCCTGGATAATCATCTTCTACAAATGCTTTTGTTAATTGGGTAGCCCTGTCCTGTCTGTAGTTGAAGTGTATGATAGAGTCTCCATCTTTTACCCCTTTATAATCTCCAATTATCAGAGGCGGAATATATTCATCAAACATGTCCTTGCCATTTGGAGTTTTTGTTTTGTAAATTTCCTGTATCGTATCTTCCAGATTTTCCACACTCTCTACTTTTTCTCCCTGTCCTTTTGTGATTGCATCGTATGCGGTTGTTGTGAGTCTCCACTCTCTGCCTCGGTCCATAGCGTAGTATCTTCCCATAAATGTGGAGATTTTGCCGATACCGTACTCTTTTATCTTTTCTTTCAGGGTGCGGATATAGCCTATGGTGCTTTTTGGGGGGGTATCTCTTCCGTCCGCGAAGAAATGGATGTATAGCCTTATAATGCCTTGCTGCTTCGCGTATTTCATAATTGCGAAGAGATGGTCCTGGTGCGCATGTACACCTTCATCCTGTACGAGGCCCATCAGGTGGAGTGACGAATTATTCTCAAGAACGTTCTTGATGGCCTTCCGCAAGATAGCACTTTTAAAGAAAGAGCCGTCCTTAATATTGTTTGTTATCTTGGTAATTTCCTGTTCAACAACTCTTCCTGCGCCAATATTAAGGTGTCCTACTTCGGAAGAACCCTGATAGCCTTCCGGAAGACCCACTGCGGTGCCTGACGCATCAAGTATAGTATTTGGATATTTTTGCAGAAGAGAGTCTGTATTTGGTGTATGCGCATTTGCTACAGCGTTATGGTCATGGTCCGGGTTTATGCCCCAGCCATCTCTGATTATCAGTACAATTGATTTATTCATAATTTTATTTAATATGGACAATGTTTATTAAATGATGCGAAGCGTGCTATGGCTGATGTAATCAACTTGATACTCTTTCAACCGCTTCTCCTATATCTGCGGGGCTATCTACTACAGTTACACCGGCCCTTCGTAAGCAGGATACTTTTTCAGCAACAGTACCTTTGCCTCCGGCAATAATTGCTCCGGCATGACCCATCCTTCTACCTTTCGGAGCTGTTAATCCCGCAATAAAGCTTATTACAGGTTTAGTTACTTCCTGTGTAATAAATTCAGCAGCTTTTTCCTCGGCATTACCTCCAATTTCGCCAATCAAAACTATTGCTTCTGTGTTGCTATCTTCCTGGAACAGTTTCAGAATATCTATGAATGTTGTTCCAATGACGGGATCGCCGCCTATTCCAATACAGGTTGACTGTCCGATACCCCTTTGTGTTAACTGCCAGACAGCTTCGTAAGTCAGCGTGCCGCTTCTCGAAACGACACCAATCCTACCCGGTTTATGAATGTAACCCGGCATGATTCCAATCTTTGATTCTCCCGGAGTGATAATTCCCGGGCAGTTAGGTCCTATTAATCGAGCTGTTTTAGTATTAAGATACGCTTTGATTTTCAACATGTC containing:
- a CDS encoding sce7726 family protein, translated to MKKFSKSKNTVIIEELGLGHGSTRIDLAVVNGCLHGFEFKSDKDNLKRLPHQADTYSKVFDKITLIVGYRHAFKAIKTVPEWWGVKIAEKKTNDEVRFLTVRREKKNLSQDKLLLAKLLWKEEAIVLLEEFGLKKGLRSKTRNSIYNMLIDVADIETIQNRVRERLINRTDWRVGK
- the sucD gene encoding succinate--CoA ligase subunit alpha; the protein is MSILIDKDTKIICQGITGHSGKFHTEHMLEYGTKIMAGVTPGKGGSQVCGIPVYNSMIEAVKKTECDTSIIYVPPPSAADAIFEAIEADIKLIICITEGIPTIDMLKIKAYLNTKTARLIGPNCPGIITPGESKIGIMPGYIHKPGRIGVVSRSGTLTYEAVWQLTQRGIGQSTCIGIGGDPVIGTTFIDILKLFQEDSNTEAIVLIGEIGGNAEEKAAEFITQEVTKPVISFIAGLTAPKGRRMGHAGAIIAGGKGTVAEKVSCLRRAGVTVVDSPADIGEAVERVSS
- the gpmI gene encoding 2,3-bisphosphoglycerate-independent phosphoglycerate mutase, translated to MNKSIVLIIRDGWGINPDHDHNAVANAHTPNTDSLLQKYPNTILDASGTAVGLPEGYQGSSEVGHLNIGAGRVVEQEITKITNNIKDGSFFKSAILRKAIKNVLENNSSLHLMGLVQDEGVHAHQDHLFAIMKYAKQQGIIRLYIHFFADGRDTPPKSTIGYIRTLKEKIKEYGIGKISTFMGRYYAMDRGREWRLTTTAYDAITKGQGEKVESVENLEDTIQEIYKTKTPNGKDMFDEYIPPLIIGDYKGVKDGDSIIHFNYRQDRATQLTKAFVEDDYPGERWKKFDIVYCGLTRYYDTFPYNILEPMDDSGEMDNLLSQILSQKGLKQIRISETQKYSHVTSFVNGKRTKPFPGEEQIEIKGTFDPATFADHPEMNAYEVTNEAVKRINSNEFSLMIINLANCDMVGHTGNYDAATKAVEVVDECVGKLVETILSKNKIALITADHGNAEEMIDYKTGIPKTSHTTNPVEFIYVAEDHQNIKLIEKGTLSDIAPTILYLLDIEKPVEMTSNNLISPDKA